A genomic region of Aspergillus oryzae RIB40 DNA, chromosome 1 contains the following coding sequences:
- a CDS encoding uncharacterized protein (predicted protein), giving the protein MHGIFQIQHYPLQDYLLLTDLLRCCLRRQGLTNPSSSTMQFTYTAIALALATTISAQSSYLIMSCNTSPIPCQNVGIPCNNENTPWACPVSGDKVELFSNSCRNINGYPEVRGSGFTLSDAQQTAGCKA; this is encoded by the exons ATGCAtg GGATATTTCAAATCCAACATTATCCCCTGCAAGACTATCTTCTGCTG ACTGATTTACTCAGGTGCTGCCTCAGAAGACAAGGTT TAACCAATCCTTCATCCAGCACAATGCAGTTCACCTACACTGCCATCGCCCTCGCTCTAGCTACCACCATCTCGGCCCAGAGCAGCTACCTCATCATGAGCTGCAATACCAGCCCCATCCCCTGCCAGAATGTCGGTATCCCCTGCAACAATGAAAACACTCCCTGGGCCTGTCCTGTCAGTGGTGACAAGGTGGAGCTCTTCTCAAACAGCTGCCGCAACATCAATGGCTATCCTGAGGTTCGCGGATCCGGCTTCACTTTGAGTGACGCCCAACAGACAGCTGGATGCAAGGCTTAA